A single Montipora foliosa isolate CH-2021 chromosome 7, ASM3666993v2, whole genome shotgun sequence DNA region contains:
- the LOC138009474 gene encoding uncharacterized protein, with amino-acid sequence MNSTIKGYAMSPDELPWLHDVFMSIGEDFDQQKTSYILQFLWRDVTSKFDVIGPYFTCAGSWDYKFLLECIMRTIQAFTLYNFRIRVIVCGGASSNLALIKLLCGYGHERLPLSDGEDPFAVSASFENPYEGDEDKRVFVVICPSHQLKNNIAALYSSRARGTKSFQNDGVQFGWQPIIDQYMRDQTRVEQNLARRVPGLRYSFVHRDSWTRLNVLPAKIMQQRYMISALQEHARKPPLPVDAPMVEMTCNYLEACHLIFEKGILSHMTISPKYQRVLENIKEGFCFFKDWSTCHQNTEYPDNSKKARQSKFLAWQTWDLL; translated from the exons ATGAATTCTACAATCAAAGGTTATGCCATGAGTCCAGATGAACTCCCTTGGTTACATGATGTATTCATGAGTATAGGAGAAGATTTTGACCAACAGAAAACCTCCTACATACTCCAGTTTTTATGGAGGGACGTAACATCCAAATTTGATGTCATTGGTCCGTACTTTACATGTGCTGGTTCCTGGGACTACAAGTTTCTTCTGGAGTGTATTATGAGGACGATACAAGCCTTCACCTTGTATAATTTTCGAATTCGAGTCATTGTGTGTGGTGGAGCATCATCTAACCTTGCACTTATCAAACTGCTGTGTGGCTATGGACATGAGCGGCTGCCACTGAGTGATGGCGAGGACCCATTTGCAGTCTCGGCATCATTTGAAAACCCGTATGAGGGTGATGAGGACAAGAGAGTGTTTGTTGTAATTTGCCCCTCACACCAG CTCAAGAACAATATTGCTGCCCTGTATAGCTCAAGAGCAAGGGGTACTAAATCTTTCCAAAACGATGGTGTCCAGTTTGGTTGGCAACCTATTATTGATCAGTATATGCGTGACCAGACAAGAGTTGAACAAAATTTGGCAAGAAGAGTTCCCGGACTGCGGTACAGCTTTGTTCACCGAGACAGTTGGACTCGCCTAAATGTCCTTCCAGCAAAGATCATGCAG CAACGGTACATGATCAGTGCACTCCAGGAACATGCAAGAAAGCCTCCATTGCCTGTAGATGCACCAATGGTGGAGATGACGTGTAACTACTTGGAAGCTTGCCATCTCATCTTTGAGAAGGGAATACTGAGCCATATGACTATTTCACCCAAATATCAACGAGTTCTTGAAAACATCAAGGAGGGCTTCTGCTTCTTTAAAGATTGGTCCACATGTCACCAGAACACTG AGTATCCTGATAACAGCAAGAAAGCTAGACAAAGCAAGTTCTTAGCATGGCAG ACATGGGACCTTTTGTGA